The following coding sequences lie in one Aquabacterium olei genomic window:
- a CDS encoding cation:proton antiporter — translation MSESHTLPFLREALVFLTLSGILIPLLQRLRVNQIVGFLAVGVLLGANGLALWIDTFPWLAHITFHETEGVAQLAELGVIFLMFMIGLELSAERLWALRKWVFGAGTAQVLLSAACIGVLAWAFGNRWPNALVLGLVLALSSTAVVVQLLTQRQALGTPLGQATFSVLMLQDLAVVPVLILIDLLGPRGAGDDVGTAVGLTVLKSVLVVGLIVVFGRRLIQPVFRAFAQQRQPEVFMALTLLISMSMAGLTAAAGLSMALGAFLAGLLLAETEFRHEVEITIEPFKGLLMGLFFMSVGMGIDVRAILHDPVWLPLSVVGLIALKAAIVAVLFRAGGLSWGRSIEGGFLLGQGGEFAFIVVGVAAASGLMDRQTVQFILLVVGLSLFVTPMLARWGASAGEALDARVRGPRDTTVVDEADVSGGHVVITGFGRVGRLAADVLSRQGVPWIAVEHDAARVAQWRSEGRPVFYGNAARPEMLQKLHVDRAAVVMVTMDQPAAALHAVQALRSACPHVPVVARSRDEDHARELLDAGATVVVPEAVEAGLQLTASALQALGVPDAAVAHTIELERGARKAL, via the coding sequence TTGTCCGAATCCCACACCCTGCCGTTTCTGCGCGAAGCGCTGGTGTTCCTGACCCTGTCCGGGATCCTGATCCCGCTGTTGCAGCGCTTGCGCGTCAACCAGATCGTCGGCTTCCTGGCCGTCGGCGTGCTGCTCGGGGCCAACGGCCTGGCGCTGTGGATCGACACCTTCCCGTGGCTGGCCCACATCACCTTCCATGAAACGGAGGGCGTGGCCCAGTTGGCCGAACTCGGCGTGATCTTCCTGATGTTCATGATCGGGCTCGAGCTGTCGGCCGAGCGGCTGTGGGCCTTGCGCAAATGGGTGTTCGGGGCCGGCACGGCGCAGGTGCTGCTGAGCGCCGCATGCATCGGTGTGCTGGCATGGGCCTTCGGCAACCGCTGGCCCAATGCGCTGGTGCTGGGTCTGGTGCTGGCGCTGTCGTCCACTGCCGTGGTGGTGCAGCTGCTCACCCAGCGTCAGGCGCTGGGCACGCCGCTGGGCCAGGCCACGTTCTCGGTGCTGATGCTCCAGGATCTGGCCGTCGTGCCCGTGCTCATCCTGATCGACCTGCTCGGCCCGCGCGGCGCGGGGGACGACGTCGGCACGGCCGTGGGCCTGACCGTGCTCAAGTCGGTGCTGGTGGTGGGTCTGATCGTGGTCTTCGGGCGCCGCCTCATCCAGCCGGTGTTCCGGGCCTTCGCGCAGCAGCGTCAGCCCGAGGTGTTCATGGCGCTCACGCTGCTCATCAGCATGAGCATGGCCGGCCTCACCGCGGCGGCCGGCCTGTCGATGGCGCTGGGTGCCTTCCTGGCCGGGCTGCTGCTGGCCGAAACCGAGTTCCGCCACGAAGTCGAAATCACCATCGAGCCCTTCAAGGGCCTGCTGATGGGCCTGTTCTTCATGTCGGTCGGCATGGGCATCGACGTGCGGGCCATCCTGCACGATCCGGTCTGGCTGCCGCTGTCGGTCGTGGGCCTGATCGCGCTGAAGGCCGCCATCGTGGCCGTGCTGTTCCGCGCGGGCGGCCTGTCGTGGGGGCGTTCCATCGAAGGCGGCTTCCTGCTCGGCCAGGGAGGCGAGTTCGCCTTCATCGTGGTCGGCGTGGCCGCGGCCTCGGGCCTGATGGACCGCCAGACCGTGCAGTTCATTCTGCTGGTCGTGGGCCTGAGCCTGTTCGTCACGCCCATGCTGGCCCGCTGGGGCGCGAGCGCGGGGGAGGCGCTCGATGCCCGGGTGCGTGGCCCGCGTGACACGACCGTGGTCGACGAGGCCGATGTCTCCGGCGGGCATGTGGTGATCACTGGCTTCGGCCGCGTGGGCCGCCTGGCCGCCGACGTGCTGAGCCGCCAGGGCGTGCCCTGGATCGCGGTGGAACACGACGCGGCCCGCGTGGCGCAATGGCGCAGCGAAGGCCGGCCCGTGTTCTACGGCAACGCGGCCCGGCCCGAGATGCTGCAGAAGCTGCACGTCGACCGCGCCGCCGTCGTCATGGTGACGATGGACCAGCCCGCCGCCGCCCTGCACGCGGTGCAGGCCCTGCGCAGCGCCTGCCCGCACGTGCCCGTGGTGGCCCGCAGTCGCGACGAAGACCATGCGCGCGAGCTGCTGGATGCCGGGGCCACCGTCGTCGTGCCCGAGGCCGTCGAGGCCGGCCTGCAGCTGACCGCCTCGGCGCTGCAGGCGCTCGGGGTGCCGGATGCGGCCGTGGCCCACACGATCGAGCTGGAGCGCGGCGCCCGCAAGGCCTTGTAG
- the cynS gene encoding cyanase: MNREDVTDLVIQAKVKKGLKWADVAAKVGLSKEWVTAACLGQMTLTAEQAAVIGDVFDLPDEARLWLQEVPYKGSLPTSVPTDPLIYRFYELISVYGTTFKALIHEEFGDGIMSAIDFRMDLQREAHPAGDRVQIVMSGKFLPYKTY; encoded by the coding sequence ATGAACCGCGAAGACGTGACCGACCTGGTCATCCAGGCCAAGGTGAAGAAGGGCCTGAAGTGGGCCGACGTGGCCGCAAAAGTGGGTCTGAGCAAGGAGTGGGTGACGGCCGCCTGCCTCGGCCAGATGACGCTGACCGCCGAGCAGGCCGCCGTCATCGGCGACGTCTTCGATCTGCCCGACGAAGCCCGCCTGTGGCTGCAGGAAGTGCCCTACAAGGGCTCGCTGCCCACCAGCGTGCCCACCGACCCGCTGATCTACCGCTTCTATGAACTGATCAGCGTCTATGGCACCACGTTCAAGGCCCTGATCCACGAAGAGTTCGGCGACGGCATCATGAGCGCGATCGACTTCCGGATGGACTTGCAGCGCGAAGCCCACCCCGCCGGCGACCGCGTGCAGATCGTCATGTCCGGCAAGTTCCTGCCCTACAAGACGTATTGA